Genomic DNA from Frondihabitans sp. PAMC 28766:
GACCCTTTCATGGGCAGGTTCGCCGACACGTTCGGCTGGCGCCGTACCATCGCCTGGATCGGCGGGGTCGGCTGCGCTGTGATGGGCATGGGCATCTACTTCGTGCCGCCGCTCTTCCCGTCGGCCATCTGGGTGGGCTTCCTCTTCGGCGGCCTGTTCGGAGCCTTCCAGGCGGGGTTCATCCCGCTGACGGCCGTCATGACGTCGATGGCCGGCGAGAAGGAGAAGGGCAATGGTTTTGCGATCTACAGCCTCGCCGCGGGACTGTGCACCTTCATCGGCCCGGCACTCTTCACCGTGCTCGACCCGCTGGTGGGCACCACGGGCGTCGTGCTCGTGTATGCCGCCCTCTTCCTCCTGGCGACGGTGCTGACCCTGACTCTGCTGCGCGTGCCGCAGGATCCGGGCGAGAAGCGCCGTGTCGCCGCCCGTGCCGCCCTCGAGCCCGAAACGGCCCTCAGCCGGTAGTGCTGGCCTCGCCCCGCGGTCGCTGCCGGTAGTCGCGCGGGCTCTGCCCCTGCGTCCGCCGGAACAGCCGCGAGAAGTAGAGCGGGTCGGAGTACCCGAGCTCGGCCGCGACCTCGGTGACCGAGAGCGACGTCGTGTCGAGCAGGTGTCGGGCCCGCGCAATGCGGAGGCCGGTCTGGTAGGCCAGCACGCCGCCTCCTGTGGCCCGCTTGAAGAGCGCGCTCAGGTGCGATGGCGAGACGCCGACGAGCGAGGCGAGCTCGGGCACGCGCACGGCGGTCTCGAGCGTGTCGCGAAGGTAGGCGATCGCCCGTTCGACCGGCTCGCCCCTCTCGCGCAGGATCGCATCCGTGGCGACATGGGTGAGCAGGTTCCAGGCGGCCCCCGCTGCGCTCACGAGCCGGGCCGGCGACGTGTCGCGCTCGAGCTCGGCGAGGATGCTCTGCGCGAAGGGCACCACGCGCTCGGCGTCGCGGATCGCGAAGCCGTTGCCGCGCGACGAGACGACGGCCTCGATGAGCTCGGGGGCATCCGTGCCGCGCACGTGGCACCACCAGATCGTCCATGCGGACTCCTTCGACGAGCCGTATCGATGCGGCACGCCCGCGGGGATGACGAGGGCCGACGAGGCGCCGACACGCAGGTGCTCGTCGCCGATCTGCGCCCAACCCGACCCCGAGACGCAGACGATCACGATGTTCTCGTCGATCCCGCGTTCGCGCGTACGGGCGTGGTTCTCGGCCTCGGGGTAGTAGCCGGAGGCGGTGACCACCAGACGACGGGTGATGGGTAACCGCAGGGCGGCGTCGATCGTGGGCGGCGGGACGACCACCATCCGTTGGTGCTCGAAACCCTCTGCAATACTCACCGCCCCAGACTACCGCCGGAGAATCGTCCATGTTTGTCGTCCGTTTCGCCATTCTTGGCGCGTGGGGCGGCTTCTAGGTTTAGGCCCACGATCCCGTCCGGAATCGTCGTGACACAACGACTGTGGCCTCGGCTCGGTCAGGAAGAGGTCAAAGTGGATCTCACGAAAAAGCGGCTGCTGTCTGCCGTCGCACTCATCGGAGCCGTCGTGCTCCTCGCCACCGGGTGCGCCTCGGGTTCCTCCTCCGGAGGCTCGAGCAAGAAGAACATCACGGTCGGCGCCATCTACCTCGACACGCAGGGGTTCTACGGCGGCGTGCAGAAGGGCGCCCAGGAGGGCGCGAAGACGGCCGGCAAGAGCGTCAAGGTGCTCGAGTCGAACGCTCAGGACGATGCGTCCAAAGAGAGCACCTACGTCAACACGTTCGTGTCGGCGCAGGTCGACGCGCTTCTGCTGTCGGCGTCGTCCGAGACCGGCTCGGTCCCGGCCGTCCGGCAGGCGTCGCAGGCCGGGATCCCCGTCATCTGCTACAACACCTGCGTCACCTCGGCGGCCACGAAGAAGTACGTCTACTCGTACATCGTCGGCAACCCGGTGAAGTTCGGCCAGCTCCTCGGCAACGCCGCGGCCGATTACTTCGTCGCGAACAAGATCACCAAGCCGACCATCGGCGTGCTCAACTGCGAGTTCGTGCAGGTGTGCATCCAGCGCCGCCAGGGCTTCGAGGCCGCGCTCAAGGCCAAGGTGCCCGGCTACTCGATCGTCGCGAACCAGCAGGCGACCGACCCGACCAAGTCGATCGACACGGCCACCAACATCCTCACGGCCCACCCGAACCTGACCGCCTTCTTCGGCGAGTCGGGCGGGCCACGATCGGTGGCGTCAAGGCGGTGCAGAACACCGGGCACGTCGGCAAGACCGTCGTCTTCGGCGGCGACATGACGACCGACATCGCCAACGCCCTCGTCGACGGCAAGGTGCTGAAGGCCGAGGTCGACATCTCGGGCCTGTCGGTCGGCAAGCTGGCGATCGCGCAGGCGATCAAGGCCGTCGACGGCGTCAAGAAGCCGAGCAACCCCGACGTGCAGGCTCCGATCGTGCTCTACGACGGCTCGGCCGCCGGCAAGAAGTGGCTCGCGGCTCACCCTGACGGCACTCCGTGACCAACGCGCAGGCGGGCTCACTGACCACGGGCAGCGACGTCTCGACGACGGCGCTCGTCGCCGAAGTGGTCGGCGCCTCGAAGAGCTATCTCGCGGTGCGGGCCCTCACCCCGACGGACTTCTCTGTCCGCCCCGGTGAGGTGCGCGCCCTCCTCGGCAAGAACGGCGCCGGCAAGTCCACGATGATCCGCCTCCTGTCGGGCGCAGAGGTGCCCGACACCGGCGAGGTCAGGATCGACGGGGCCGTGCTCGGCTCCGGCGGCGTCGAGCAGGCCCGTCGTCTCGGCGTTCGCACGGTCTACCAGGAGCTGTCGCTGATCGGCTCGATGTCGATCGCCGAGAACATGTTCATGGGCCGTTGGCCCCGAACGCGGTTCGGTGTCGACTTCGCCCTGATGGACCGCGAGACGTCGAAGGCCCTCGCACGTCTGGGGCTCGACCTCGACCCGTCGACGGTCGTCGACGACCTCGGCATCGCCGACCAGCAGCTCGTCGAGATCGCCCGCGCCCTGCGCGAAGACCTGAAACTGCTGATCCTGGACGAGCCGACCAGCTCGCTGGCCTCGGGCGAGGTCGATCGGGTGCTCGACGTCGTCAAGCAGCTCTCCGGCGAGGGCGTGGCGGTCATCTACGTCAGCCACCGCCTGAACGAGATCCGCCGCATCGCGTCCAGCGCCTCGGTGATGCGCGACGGCGCCATCGTCGACACCCGGCCGCTGACGGATCTCACGACGGCCGACGTGGTCGAGATGATGCTGGGCGACGCGGTCTCCGAGTCGCCGCCCGTCGACACGGCTCCGCCCGGGGACGGCGCGGTGCTCGCGTCGATCCGAGGTCTCCGGATCGAGCCGAAGGTCAAGGGCATCGACCTCGATCTGCGGGCCGGGGAGGTCGTGGGCATCGCTGGCGTCCTCGGATCCGGGCGCACCGAGATCCTGCAGGCCATCGCCGGCATCACGGCCCCTCAGGCCGGCACGATCACGATCGATGGAACCGACATCGCCGGTGCCGGGATCGCCCGCGCTCTGAAGGCGGGGGTCGGCCTGACGCCCGAGAACCGCAAGGAGGACGGCATCTTCCCTCAGCTCGGGATCGACGAGAACATCGTCGTCTCCGACTGGCGGTCGGTGAGCCGCGCCGGGATCCTCTCGATGGCCGGCATCGGCCGATCGGCCGAGAAGCAGATCGCCCGGATGTCGATCAAGACCGCCTCGGTGCACTCCGACATCTCGACGCTGAGCGGCGGCAACCAGCAGAAGGCCGTCATCGGCCGATGGCTCCACGCCGACAGCCGCATCCTGCTGCTCGACGAGCCCACGCGAGGCGTCGACGTCGAAGCCAAGGCGCAGATCTACGCCCTCGTACGAGAGCTCGCCGCGGCCGGCCGCAGCATCGTCTTCGTCTCGAGCGAGATCGAAGAGCTGCCGGCGGTCTGCGACCGCGTCGTCATCCTCCGAGGAGGCGAGATCGTCCAGGAGGTCACCGCCCCCGGCATCTCGTCCGACTCCCTGCTAGCAGCCGCAATGGCGGAACACTGAGCCCCGGCTCGGTCGGAAGGAACACACCATGGACACCTCACTCAGCACCACCCAGTCGCGGCCGCCCGGTGGCGGGCGCTCCCGCTCGCTCTCGCTCAGCCCCCAGGTCCTCAACATCGTCGGCCTCGTCGTCGCGATCGTCATCCTGTGCATCGTCCTGTCGATCACGGCGCCGCACTTCGGCAGCGTCCGCAACTTCTACAGCATCCTGCAGTCGGCGGCCGACGTCGGCATCATCGCCTGGGCAGGCACCCTCGTCATCGTCGCGGGCGAGATCGACATCAGCGTCGGCCCCGCTGTGGCCTTCTGGTCGGTCATGCTGGCCGAGATGGCTGGCCCCTGGCACCTCGGTCTCGGTGTCGCGCTCGTCGTGACGCTCGTCGGCGGCGGCCTGGTCGGCGCGTTCGCCGGTTGGCTCCGTGCCCACTTCGGTGTTCCGTCCTTCGTCGTGACCCTCGGCCTCTGGCTGGCGCTACGGGGCCAGGCGGAGTTCTTGACGAACGCCCTGCCCGTGCCGATCGCCGACAACAGGTTCATGGACTTCATCGGCGGCGCGCTGCCCGGCGGCTTCCCCGTCAGCGCCGTGATCATGTTCGTCCTGTTCGCGCTCTACCTCTTCATCTCGCGCCGCACCAGCTTCGGCCGGTCGGTCTTCGCCGTCGGTGGCAACGCCAAGGCCGCGATGCTCAGCGGCATCAAGGTCGCCCGGGTGCGCGTGCTCGTCTTCGTGGGCACCGGCCTCCTGTCGGCCGTCGTCGGCATCATCACGGCCGGGCGTCTGACCGGTGGCAACGCGACTGCCGCGGACGGTCTCGAGTTCGACGTCATCGCGGCCGTCGTGGTCGGTGGGACGTCGCTGGCGGGTGGTCGCGGCTCGATGCTGGGCACCCTCCTCGGCGTCTTCTTCATCGCGATCATCGGCAACGGCCTGATCCTGCTCGGCGTGAACCCGTTCTTCCAGAACGTCGTCAGCGGCATCGTGATCGTCGGCGCCGTTCTGATCAACCTCGTGCTGTCGAGGCGCGGGGCGAGAGACGCGACGTGACACGCGCCATTCACACTTTCGTCCAGGTTTGTCGGCGGAACAGCGATTCCGCCCGGCTCCGCCCCTATCTACGGTTAGACAATGCTCACTGAAGAGTCGAAGATCGACCTCCCTCCCGTCCCTGCCGACCAGGCCGAGCTGCCTGTCGCGTGCTGGTCCGAGCCCCTCGTGATCGACACCTACGAGCCCGGCGCGCCGGACGAATACCCGCAGTTCCTCGACACCCGCGTCTACCAGGGCTCGTCGGGCAAGGTATTCCCCCTCCCGTTCCACGAGCGCATCGAGCCTGAGAAGGCCCCGCACGCGTGGGAGGCCGTGCACCTCGAGAACCGCTGGATGCGCGTCGTCATCCTGCCCGAGCTCGGCGGCCGGATCCATGTCGCGTACGACAAGACCGTCGGCTACGACATCTTCTATCGCAACAACGTGATCAAGCCGGCCCTCGTCGGCCTCACGGGGCCGTGGATCGCCGGAGGGGTCGAGTTCAACTGGCCGCAGCACCACCGCCCGGCGACCTACCTGCCGACCGACGTGACGATCGAGCGCGAGGCCGACGGCAGCGTCACGGTCTGGTGCTCTGACCACGACCCGTTCGCCCGGATGAAGGGCATGCACGGCATCCGCCTCCGGCCGGGCTCGTCGGCGATCGAGGCTCGCGTGCGTCTGTTCAATCGCTCTGAAGAGCGTCAGACCTTCCTGTGGTGGGCCAACGTCGCGGCAGCCGTGGGCGACCACTATCAGTCGTTCTTCCCGACCGACGTGCACCACGTGGCCGACCACGCCAAGAGGGCCGTCGTGACGTTCCCGGCCGTGTCAGGCGACTACTACGGCGTCGACTACCCGGCGCGGGTCGATGAGCAGCACCCGGATGCCGACCGGATCGACTGGTACGGCAACATCCCCGTTCCGACCTCGTACATGGTGACCGACACCGACGACGCGTTCTTCGGCGGCTACGACCACTCGCGTCGAGCCGGCTTCGTGCACTGGGCCGATCGGGGGATCGCGCCCGGCAAGAAGCAGTGGACGTGGGGCAACGCCCCGTTCGGCCACGCCTGGGACGCCAACCTCACCGACACGGACGGCCCTTACGTCGAGCTCATGGCCGGCGTCTTCACCGACAACCAGCCCGACTTCTCCTTCCTCGAGCCGGGCGAGACGAAGACCTTCAGCCAGTTCTGGTATCCGATCTCCGAGATCGGGCCGGCCCTCCAGGCCACGCGCGAGGCGGCCGTCCGCATCGAGGCCATCGACATAAACACGGTGCGCATCGGCGTCTCCACCTCGATCGTCGCCGACGGCGCCCGTGTCGTCCTGACCGAAGGGGGCGGCAGGATCCTGCACTCGTCGGCCCACGACATCGCCCCGGGTTCGCCCGCGATCGTCGACGTCGTCGTGCCGGAGGGCGTCAGCGCCCGCGATCTCGTGGTGCGCGTCGAGCACGGCCCGAGCGTGCTCGTCGAGCACGCCTGGCACGAGCGGGGCGACGACGCCGCACCTGCCAGCGCCGTCGCGCCTCCGAGCCCGGCCGCGGTCGCGACCGTCGAAGAGCTGCATTTCGTCGCCACGTATCTGCAGCAGTACCGGCACGCGACCCGGTCGCCGAGGCCCTATTG
This window encodes:
- a CDS encoding AraC family transcriptional regulator, with protein sequence MSIAEGFEHQRMVVVPPPTIDAALRLPITRRLVVTASGYYPEAENHARTRERGIDENIVIVCVSGSGWAQIGDEHLRVGASSALVIPAGVPHRYGSSKESAWTIWWCHVRGTDAPELIEAVVSSRGNGFAIRDAERVVPFAQSILAELERDTSPARLVSAAGAAWNLLTHVATDAILRERGEPVERAIAYLRDTLETAVRVPELASLVGVSPSHLSALFKRATGGGVLAYQTGLRIARARHLLDTTSLSVTEVAAELGYSDPLYFSRLFRRTQGQSPRDYRQRPRGEASTTG
- a CDS encoding substrate-binding domain-containing protein, whose translation is MDLTKKRLLSAVALIGAVVLLATGCASGSSSGGSSKKNITVGAIYLDTQGFYGGVQKGAQEGAKTAGKSVKVLESNAQDDASKESTYVNTFVSAQVDALLLSASSETGSVPAVRQASQAGIPVICYNTCVTSAATKKYVYSYIVGNPVKFGQLLGNAAADYFVANKITKPTIGVLNCEFVQVCIQRRQGFEAALKAKVPGYSIVANQQATDPTKSIDTATNILTAHPNLTAFFGESGGPRSVASRRCRTPGTSARPSSSAAT
- a CDS encoding sugar ABC transporter ATP-binding protein, which gives rise to MTNAQAGSLTTGSDVSTTALVAEVVGASKSYLAVRALTPTDFSVRPGEVRALLGKNGAGKSTMIRLLSGAEVPDTGEVRIDGAVLGSGGVEQARRLGVRTVYQELSLIGSMSIAENMFMGRWPRTRFGVDFALMDRETSKALARLGLDLDPSTVVDDLGIADQQLVEIARALREDLKLLILDEPTSSLASGEVDRVLDVVKQLSGEGVAVIYVSHRLNEIRRIASSASVMRDGAIVDTRPLTDLTTADVVEMMLGDAVSESPPVDTAPPGDGAVLASIRGLRIEPKVKGIDLDLRAGEVVGIAGVLGSGRTEILQAIAGITAPQAGTITIDGTDIAGAGIARALKAGVGLTPENRKEDGIFPQLGIDENIVVSDWRSVSRAGILSMAGIGRSAEKQIARMSIKTASVHSDISTLSGGNQQKAVIGRWLHADSRILLLDEPTRGVDVEAKAQIYALVRELAAAGRSIVFVSSEIEELPAVCDRVVILRGGEIVQEVTAPGISSDSLLAAAMAEH
- a CDS encoding ABC transporter permease: MDTSLSTTQSRPPGGGRSRSLSLSPQVLNIVGLVVAIVILCIVLSITAPHFGSVRNFYSILQSAADVGIIAWAGTLVIVAGEIDISVGPAVAFWSVMLAEMAGPWHLGLGVALVVTLVGGGLVGAFAGWLRAHFGVPSFVVTLGLWLALRGQAEFLTNALPVPIADNRFMDFIGGALPGGFPVSAVIMFVLFALYLFISRRTSFGRSVFAVGGNAKAAMLSGIKVARVRVLVFVGTGLLSAVVGIITAGRLTGGNATAADGLEFDVIAAVVVGGTSLAGGRGSMLGTLLGVFFIAIIGNGLILLGVNPFFQNVVSGIVIVGAVLINLVLSRRGARDAT